One genomic segment of Polyodon spathula isolate WHYD16114869_AA chromosome 17, ASM1765450v1, whole genome shotgun sequence includes these proteins:
- the LOC121330328 gene encoding homeobox protein goosecoid-like has protein sequence MMPTGMFSIESILAGRPGCKESVLLHRNAPVVFSNLTDSLYATDYSGLYAHTGPSASDLQAVNGSRLGYNNYYYGQLHVQGPARPGCCGMIPPLGAQCPCIPAGYDSAGSVLLSPVPHQMMPYMNVGTLSRTELQLLNQLHCRRKRRHRTIFTDEQLEALENLFQETKYPDVGTREQLARRVHLREEKVEVWFKNRRAKWRRQKRSSSEEPENSPKWNKSSSTSTEKTEDEAKSEVDSDS, from the exons atgatgcCTACTGGCATGTTCAGCATAGAGAGCATTTTAGCTGGCAGACCCGGCTGCAAGGAATCCGTTTTACTACATCGGAATGCTCCGGTTGTTTTTTCTAATTTGACGGATTCACTGTACGCTACCGATTATAGTGGGCTTTATGCTCACACAGGACCTTCTGCTTCAGACCTCCAGGCAGTAAATGGATCTAGGCTCGGatataataactattattatgGACAGCTTCACGTGCAGGGACCAGCTAGACCCGGTTGCTGTGGCATGATACCCCCTCTTGGCGCACAGTGCCCATGCATTCCTGCAG GTTATGACAGTGCTGGCTCGGTGCTGCTGTCCCCTGTCCCACATCAGATGATGCCCTATATGAATGTAGGGACATTGTCTAGGACTGAACTTCAGCTTCTTAACCAGTTGCACTGCAGACGGAAGAGGAGACATCGTACCATCTTCACCGATGAACAGCTGGAAGCTCTAGAGAATCTGTTCCAGGAAACTAAGTACCCCGACGTTGGAACGAGGGAACAGCTTGCACGGAGAGTGCACCTTAGAGAGGAAAAAGTTGAG GTTTGGTTCAAAAATCGCAGAGCCAAGTGGAGGAGACAGAAGAGGTCCTCTTCAGAAGAACCAGAAAACTCTCCAAAATGGAACAAATCTTCCAGCACTTcaacagaaaaaacagaagaTGAAGCAAAAAGTGAAGTGGACTCGGACAGCTGA